The following are from one region of the Populus trichocarpa isolate Nisqually-1 chromosome 8, P.trichocarpa_v4.1, whole genome shotgun sequence genome:
- the LOC7480884 gene encoding protein PROTON GRADIENT REGULATION 5, chloroplastic, with protein sequence MATSISATGFQGGFGTSFKGSWGASIVGEDYAMLIKSVPNHVRVGKPVKLPPMMKNVNEGKGVFAPIVVITRQAIGKKRFNQLRGKAIALHSQVITEFCRSIGADPKQRQGLIRLAKKNGERLGFLA encoded by the exons ATGGCTACTTCGATTTCTGCAACTGGGTTTCAGGGAGGTTTTGGGACTTCATTTAAGGGAAGTTGGGGTGCTTCAATCGTTGGTGAAGACTATGCCATGTTGATCAAGTCAGTGCCAAACCATGTAAGAGTTGGGAAGCCAGTGAAATTGCCTCCCATGATGAAGAACGTTAATGAAGGAAAGGGTGTTTTTGCCCCTATTGTTGTTATCACGCGTCAAGCAATTGGCAAGAAAAGGTTCAATCAGCTAAGAGGCAAAGCAATTGCCTTGCACTCACAG GTGATTACCGAATTCTGCAGATCAATAGGAGCAGATCCAAAACAAAGGCAAGGACTGATTAGGTTGGCCAAGAAGAATGGGGAAAGACTTGGATTCCTTGCTTGA
- the LOC7494750 gene encoding eukaryotic translation initiation factor, whose product MAANEAGIEVTAPTTGELVTEQPQPQPQPQPHKLERKWTFWFDNQSKQGAAWGTCLRKVYSFDTVEEFWCLYEQVFKPSKLPGNADFHLFKDGIEPKWEDPVCASGGKWSVTSSRKADLDTMWLETLMALIGEQFDEPDDICGVVASVRQRQDKLALWTKAAANEAAQMSIGRKWKEIIDVNDKITYSFHDDSKRERNAKSRYNV is encoded by the exons ATGGCGGCAAATGAAGCTGGTATTGAAGTAACTGCACCGACAACAGGAGAGCTGGTGACCGAgcagccgcagccgcagccgcagccgcagccgcataAACTTGAGAGGAAGTGGACCTTTTGGTTCGACAATCAATCCAAACAAGGCGCCGCCTGGGGCACTTGTCTCCGCAAGGTCTACTCCTTCGACACCGTCGAAGAATTCTGGTG ttTGTATGAACAGGTATTTAAGCCAAGCAAGCTGCCTGGAAATGCTGATTTCCATTTATTTAAAGATGGGATTGAACCCAAATGGGAAGATCCAGTGTGTGCTAGTGGAGGCAAGTGGTCTGTTACTTCTAGCAGAAAGGCCGACTTGGATACCATGTGGCTTGAAACT TTGATGGCTTTGATTGGGGAGCAATTTGATGAACCTGATGATATTTGTGGCGTGGTTGCAAGCGTGCGTCAGAGGCAGGATAAACTTGCTTTGTGGACTAAAGCTGCTGCCAATGAGGCTGCCcag ATGAGCATTGGCAGGAAGTGGAAGGAGATCATTGACGTCAATGACAAGATCACCTACAGCTTCCAT GATGATTccaaaagggaaagaaatgcCAAAAGCCGATACAATGTGTAA
- the LOC7480885 gene encoding 60S ribosomal protein L23 encodes MSKRGRGGSAGNKFRMSLGLPVAATVNCADNTGAKNLYIISVKGIKGRLNRLPSACVGDMVMATVKKGKPDLRKKVMPAVIVRQRKPWRRKDGVFMYFEDNAGVIVNPKGEMKGSAITGPIGKECADLWPRIASAANAIV; translated from the exons ATGTCGAAGCGAG GACGTGGGGGATCAGCTGGTAACAAGTTCAGGATGTCACTGGGTCTGCCAGTGGCAGCAACAGTGAACTGTGCTGATAACACTGGTGCTAAGAACCTTTACATCATATCCGTGAAGGGAATTAAGGGTCGCTTGAACCGCTTGCCTTCTGCTTGCGTTGGTGATATGGTAATGGCCACTGTCAAGAAGGGGAAGCCTGATCTCAGGAAGAAGGTTATGCCTGCTGTCATTGTTAGGCAGCGTAAGCCTTGGCGCCGAAAGGATGgtgttttcatgtattttgaag ataATGCTGGTGTCATTGTGAACCCCAAAGGAGAAATGAAAG GTTCAGCAATTACCGGTCCAATTGGAAAGGAGTGTGCTGATCTTTGGCCTAGGATTGCAAGTGCAGCTAATGCTATCGTTTAA
- the LOC7480886 gene encoding uncharacterized protein LOC7480886 yields the protein MDDTSANAQKDGQGKEDSLHSLNHGRELSGDNEPDCSQSKSERVMRRVYSHHYLHLKVKQLQRSKSCIKDSFLRGIHVLDNWIPKHITTIDEKYLRRCLEFIHASTSQSAPCNASMHLDWGNMGFFSDGLNIAKTGSENTYGLARFDFDCPLAGTGNVVISPAEQWIVGSIMGSKSMVNILKSPLLLRYGSYDGDANFEKVSSSEVKGPICFNLMNSPSGLRSYSPHKLDKEAQIPGSHKFGSETLHKRLISMSSSNSTCSDQSSSSPSASVTQGTLQCTWKGGNPHFVFSIDNQKLVYVANLYNVDSADDKALEYVYLFHSRKGSQKEHMNHDKESHLVGKMKVSTSFALCPKNSRITQREFVLFGYENYVGEWQSSSHDLRKNKGLSSRVAEVFRTSNSSKRRTNSRFGGSGAILENSSWEPFQERDNNIDALGGTNLLENHLPPNLELAAILVKDHLPEKRQEKAGGWGLNFLKKMAVTQAEDVKSSVLPACCAQDSGDCSTSIDILIPAGLHGGPRTRNGGPSSLIDRWISGGHCDCGGWDLGCPLTVLKSRSAHKEFSSQADTQGECKLVDLFIEGSENGAPPMSMVNVHDGLYFVHFQSTLSALQSFSIAVAFIHTQKVPVSNQNMYRS from the exons ATGGATGATACATCTGCCAATGCTCAGAAGGATGGCCAGGGTAAAGAGGATTCATTGCATAGCTTGAACCATGGAAGAGAATTATCTGGTGACAATGAGCCGGACTGTTCCCAATCAAAATCGGAGAGGGTGATGAGAAGGGTATATTCACATCACTATCTGCATTTAAAAGTTAAGCAATTGCAACGCAGTAAAAGTTGCATCAAAGATTCATTCCTTAGAGGCATTCATGTCTTAGACAATTGGATTCCAAAGCATATAACAACAATCGATGAGAAATATCTTCGTCGTTGCCTGGAATTTATACATGCCAGCACTTCTCAGTCGGCTCCATGCAATGCCTCTATGCACTTGGATTGGGGAAACATGGGTTTTTTCTCTGATGGCCTGAATATAGCTAAAACTGGGAGTGAAAATACATATGGTTTGGCCAGGTTTGATTTTGACTGTCCATTAGCTGGGACTGGGAATGTGGTCATTAGCCCAGCGGAACAGTGGATTGTTGGTTCGATCATGGGTAGCAAGAGCATGGTGAATATACTAAAGAGTCCTTTATTGCTCCGGTATGGTTCATATGACGGTGATGCCAATTTTGAGAAAGTGAGTTCCAGCGAGGTTAAAGGAccaatatgttttaatttgatgaactCTCCTAGTGGATTACGTAGTTATTCACCACACAAGCTTGATAAAGAAGCACAAATTCCTGGAAGCCATAAATTTGGATCAGAGACTTTGCACAAAAGGCTTATTTCTATGTCGAGCTCAAACTCTACATGTTCTGAtcagtcttcttcttctccgtCTGCTTCTGTTACTCAGGGGACCCTCCAATGCACATGGAAGGGTGGAAACCCACATTTTGTCTTCTCCATAGACAATCAGAAGTTGGTCTATGTGGCTAACTTGTATAATGTTGATTCAGCAGATGATAAGGCTCTGGAGTATGTGTATTTATTCCATTCAAGAAAAGGTTCCCAAAAGGAACATATGAATCATGATAAAGAGTCGCACCTTGTAGGTAAGATGAAGGTGTCAACTTCTTTTGCTCTTTGcccaaaaaattcaagaatcacGCAGAGAGAATTTGTTTTATTCGGTTATGAAAATTACGTGGGAGAGTGGCAAAGTTCAAGCCATGACCTCAGGAAGAACAAGGGATTGTCAAGCAGGGTGGCAGAAGTGTTCAGGACCAGTAACTCATCCAAGAGGAGAACTAACTCCAGATTTGGTGGATCCGGTGCCATACTGGAGAATTCTTCTTGGGAGCCATTTCAAGAGAGAGATAACAACATCGATGCACTTGGTGGCACCAATCTTTTAGAAAATCATCTTCCACCAAATCTTGAATTGGCTGCCATTTTGGTGAAAGATCATCTCCCTGAAAAGCGTCAGGAGAAGGCTGGAGGTTGGGGCTTGAATTTTCTCAAGAAAATGGCTGTAACACAAGCAGAAGATGTGAAATCCTCAGTGCTCCCTGCCTGTTGTGCCCAAGATAGTGGTGATTGCTCAACAAGCATTGATATTCTCATTCCAGCTGGTCTTCACGGAGGTCCAAGGACCAGAAATGGTGGTCCTTCTAGTCTTATTGATAGGTGGATATCAGGTGGACACTGTGACTGTGGTGGCTGGGACCTAGGCTGTCCATTAACAGTACTTAAAAGCAGATCAGCCCACAAAGAGTTTTCATCTCAAGCAGATACGCAAGGGGAGTGCAAGTTAGTTGATTTATTCATAGAG GGTTCAGAGAATGGTGCCCCCCCCATGAGTATGGTGAATGTCCATGATGGCTTGTATTTTGTGCACTTTCAGTCAACATTGTCAGCTCTGCAGTCCTTCTCAATTGCAGTAGCATTTATCCATACCCAAAAAGTCCCAGTCTCCAACCAAAATATGTACAGGAGTTGA
- the LOC7480888 gene encoding uncharacterized protein LOC7480888 isoform X2, whose translation MLEDMIHPPEQLPIDDVSSPVSDQILEFCDPEFFQETLQNSEVTSSSNCCYEENSSCANNLPLPPDIDKYNSYQDNNGNHNSATPITTTTGTTTITAANTHNINSNLSIIFDSQDELDNVLSASIDFSPSPTLSVPQFIATQNDHFDFSLVQPQLTLTNLVSADGLSQYPAAPLTAHPLSSVFEEDCLSSVPSYVPLNPSSPSCSFLGPAVGAYMPAGTLNAASLSADSSGMFDGGIIMGSEWQTLELDFQGDNGGIYCPDSLQHVLNPRDLQALGNETPNLVGGHVSSAPLTSEISSLEDSTFKVGKLSVEQRREKIHRYMKKRNERNFSKKIKYACRKTLADSRPRVRGRFAKNDDFGDIHRTVCSHHEDDEDEEAVMKEEDVIDSDIFAHISGVNSFECNYSIQSWIN comes from the exons ATGTTGGAGGACATGATTCATCCACCGGAGCAGCTTCCTATt GATGATGTTTCGAGCCCCGTCAGTGACCAAATTTTGGAATTCTGTGACCCTGAATTCTTCCAAGAAACCCTGCAAAACTCAGAAGTCACTTCCAGCTCAAATTGTTGCTATGAGGAGAACTCTTCCTGTGCTAACAATCTTCCATTGCCACCAGATATCGACAAGTACAATAGCTACCAAGATAACAATGGTAATCATAACAGCGCAACCCCTATAACCACAACCACTGGCACCACAACAATTACAGCTGCCAATACTCACAACATCAATAGTAATCTGTCCATAATATTTGACTCCCAGGATGAGCTTGATAATGTACTCTCAGCTTCCATAGACTTTTCTCCATCTCCCACCTTGTCTGTCCCTCAATTTATCGCTACCCAGAATGACCATTTTGATTTCTCTTTAGTACAACCCCAACTCACATTAACAAATCTTGTATCTGCTGATGGTCTCTCCCAGTACCCTGCTGCCCCACTCACGGCACATCCATTGTCATCTGTTTTTGAAGAAGATTGCCTGTCCTCGGTGCCTTCTTATGTACCTTTGAACCCATCATCACCTTCTTGTTCGTTTCTTGGACCTGCAGTGGGTGCTTACATGCCTGCTGGAACTCTGAATGCCGCCTCATTATCCGCTGACAGTTCTGGTATGTTCGATGGTGGTATTATTATGGGTTCTGAATGGCAAACACTAGAATTGGATTTTCAGGGTGATAATGGTGGAATTTATTGTCCTGATTCCCTCCAGCATGTTCTTAACCCTCGTGATCTACAG GCACTTGGCAATGAAACTCCAAATTTGGTGGGGGGGCATGTGAGTTCTGCTCCCTTGACATCAGAGATTTCAAGTTTGGAAGATTCAACTTTCAAGGTGGGCAAACTTTCTGTTGAGCAAAGGAGGGAGAAAATCCATAGGTAtatgaagaaaaggaatgaGAGGAATTTCAGCAAGAAAATTAAG TATGCCTGCCGCAAAACACTGGCAGACAGCCGGCCTCGAGTCAGAGGAAGGTTCGCAAAGAATGATGATTTTGGTGATATTCACAGGACTGTTTGCAGCCATCATGAAGATGATGAGGATGAAGAA GCAgtaatgaaagaagaagatgtgATTGATTCGGATATTTTTGCTCACATCAGTGGTGTGAACTCCTTCGAATGCAATTATTCTATCCAGTCCTGGATTAACTAG
- the LOC7480888 gene encoding uncharacterized protein LOC7480888 isoform X1, whose translation MKNHSWRMPKGKSNLNHSSKTSNYKDDVSSPVSDQILEFCDPEFFQETLQNSEVTSSSNCCYEENSSCANNLPLPPDIDKYNSYQDNNGNHNSATPITTTTGTTTITAANTHNINSNLSIIFDSQDELDNVLSASIDFSPSPTLSVPQFIATQNDHFDFSLVQPQLTLTNLVSADGLSQYPAAPLTAHPLSSVFEEDCLSSVPSYVPLNPSSPSCSFLGPAVGAYMPAGTLNAASLSADSSGMFDGGIIMGSEWQTLELDFQGDNGGIYCPDSLQHVLNPRDLQALGNETPNLVGGHVSSAPLTSEISSLEDSTFKVGKLSVEQRREKIHRYMKKRNERNFSKKIKYACRKTLADSRPRVRGRFAKNDDFGDIHRTVCSHHEDDEDEEAVMKEEDVIDSDIFAHISGVNSFECNYSIQSWIN comes from the exons ATGAAGAATCATTCTTGGCGTATGCCTAAAGGAAAGTCCAATCTGAATCATAGTAGTAAAACATCAAACTATAAG GATGATGTTTCGAGCCCCGTCAGTGACCAAATTTTGGAATTCTGTGACCCTGAATTCTTCCAAGAAACCCTGCAAAACTCAGAAGTCACTTCCAGCTCAAATTGTTGCTATGAGGAGAACTCTTCCTGTGCTAACAATCTTCCATTGCCACCAGATATCGACAAGTACAATAGCTACCAAGATAACAATGGTAATCATAACAGCGCAACCCCTATAACCACAACCACTGGCACCACAACAATTACAGCTGCCAATACTCACAACATCAATAGTAATCTGTCCATAATATTTGACTCCCAGGATGAGCTTGATAATGTACTCTCAGCTTCCATAGACTTTTCTCCATCTCCCACCTTGTCTGTCCCTCAATTTATCGCTACCCAGAATGACCATTTTGATTTCTCTTTAGTACAACCCCAACTCACATTAACAAATCTTGTATCTGCTGATGGTCTCTCCCAGTACCCTGCTGCCCCACTCACGGCACATCCATTGTCATCTGTTTTTGAAGAAGATTGCCTGTCCTCGGTGCCTTCTTATGTACCTTTGAACCCATCATCACCTTCTTGTTCGTTTCTTGGACCTGCAGTGGGTGCTTACATGCCTGCTGGAACTCTGAATGCCGCCTCATTATCCGCTGACAGTTCTGGTATGTTCGATGGTGGTATTATTATGGGTTCTGAATGGCAAACACTAGAATTGGATTTTCAGGGTGATAATGGTGGAATTTATTGTCCTGATTCCCTCCAGCATGTTCTTAACCCTCGTGATCTACAG GCACTTGGCAATGAAACTCCAAATTTGGTGGGGGGGCATGTGAGTTCTGCTCCCTTGACATCAGAGATTTCAAGTTTGGAAGATTCAACTTTCAAGGTGGGCAAACTTTCTGTTGAGCAAAGGAGGGAGAAAATCCATAGGTAtatgaagaaaaggaatgaGAGGAATTTCAGCAAGAAAATTAAG TATGCCTGCCGCAAAACACTGGCAGACAGCCGGCCTCGAGTCAGAGGAAGGTTCGCAAAGAATGATGATTTTGGTGATATTCACAGGACTGTTTGCAGCCATCATGAAGATGATGAGGATGAAGAA GCAgtaatgaaagaagaagatgtgATTGATTCGGATATTTTTGCTCACATCAGTGGTGTGAACTCCTTCGAATGCAATTATTCTATCCAGTCCTGGATTAACTAG